One part of the Candidatus Taylorbacteria bacterium genome encodes these proteins:
- a CDS encoding type I 3-dehydroquinate dehydratase: protein MKTKIDLSKPNVVAVATNETELRKAQHFRITDVDVVEIRADGFKNMETLEKMVKRLSVPIILTVRDKSEGGFSKITIKRRREIFRLLLPRASLIDIELAQMNLFADVIKEARSRKVGIIGSNHNLVDMQTESQLVELLKVATAHKCDVFKVVAVASPKDLVYLLRWLLMAKSSSMSSMKMSLMSIGELGKVSRLLFARLGSVLNYGSIDEPRVRGQWKATCFKNLLREL from the coding sequence ATGAAAACCAAAATTGACCTTTCCAAACCAAACGTCGTTGCCGTCGCAACCAACGAGACGGAGCTCCGAAAAGCACAGCACTTCCGTATTACTGATGTTGACGTAGTCGAGATCAGAGCCGATGGATTCAAAAATATGGAGACTCTTGAAAAAATGGTGAAGCGATTGTCCGTCCCAATCATCCTCACGGTGCGAGACAAGAGTGAAGGAGGTTTTTCCAAAATCACCATTAAGCGTAGGAGGGAAATCTTCCGATTGCTTCTACCCCGCGCTAGTCTCATCGACATCGAACTTGCTCAAATGAATTTGTTTGCTGACGTCATCAAGGAGGCAAGAAGTCGAAAAGTGGGCATCATTGGCTCCAATCACAATCTTGTGGACATGCAGACAGAAAGCCAGTTAGTTGAGCTGTTGAAAGTTGCAACGGCTCACAAATGCGATGTCTTCAAGGTCGTTGCGGTCGCCTCGCCCAAAGATTTGGTGTATCTGTTACGATGGCTCCTTATGGCGAAAAGCTCCTCAATGAGCTCGATGAAAATGAGCCTCATGAGCATAGGGGAATTGGGGAAAGTCTCGCGATTGCTTTTCGCTCGTTTAGGCTCTGTCTTAAACTATGGGTCAATCGATGAGCCGAGAGTGAGAGGCCAATGGAAAGCGACTTGTTTCAAAAACTTATTACGCGAACTATAA
- a CDS encoding FAD-dependent oxidoreductase yields MKIEEGTTWDVGVEIPGYEALEGSIETDVAIVGGGITGMLCAYLLTSAGKKVALVEKNKIGFGATGVTTAFLTQMIDTDPSKLVAMYGKEKTKLIFQSHADAISAVEKIVGENKIDCEFARCPFFEYARSEKENGHLKKEGKVLRDSGISAEFKTDGKLGFANSGYLEVPNQAKFHPMKYLSALVGIASQKGAKIYEKTEVTEIAGDGPFSLKTASGDIKAGSVIVATYSPFDKKLFFNKGQYTSYVIEAEIEAGIFKDGTYLDGKNPYHYFRVDRGDGKDRLIVGGEDHRSQFAVDASKNYQALLEFIKNLLGNSRYTIVRKWEGPISEPVDGLAFIGPLKKKNIFYATGFSGNGMTYSAIAGRIISDQILNKTNPYSELYSASRKSNLKAMSYKGIDFTLEFIHGALKNSFVYRKKEI; encoded by the coding sequence ATGAAAATAGAAGAAGGCACAACATGGGATGTTGGAGTTGAAATTCCCGGCTACGAAGCTTTGGAGGGCTCAATCGAAACAGATGTCGCTATCGTGGGCGGAGGCATTACCGGCATGCTTTGCGCTTATCTTTTGACCTCAGCCGGGAAAAAAGTCGCTCTTGTTGAAAAAAATAAAATCGGTTTCGGAGCGACAGGGGTAACCACGGCATTCCTTACTCAGATGATAGATACGGACCCCTCTAAACTCGTTGCCATGTACGGCAAAGAAAAAACAAAGTTAATTTTTCAATCGCACGCCGATGCAATAAGCGCGGTTGAAAAAATTGTTGGGGAAAACAAAATTGATTGCGAATTTGCGCGATGCCCCTTCTTTGAATATGCAAGAAGTGAAAAAGAGAATGGGCATCTTAAAAAAGAAGGGAAAGTATTGCGAGATTCAGGTATTTCAGCTGAATTCAAAACGGACGGCAAACTTGGCTTCGCAAACTCGGGATACCTGGAGGTCCCGAACCAGGCAAAATTTCATCCCATGAAATATCTGTCCGCGCTTGTGGGCATTGCTTCGCAAAAGGGCGCAAAAATATACGAAAAAACCGAAGTAACTGAAATAGCCGGTGATGGGCCTTTCAGCTTGAAAACTGCGAGCGGAGATATAAAAGCGGGAAGCGTAATTGTCGCGACCTATTCTCCGTTCGATAAAAAACTATTTTTCAACAAGGGGCAGTACACATCGTATGTCATAGAGGCGGAAATAGAAGCGGGAATTTTTAAAGATGGCACGTATCTCGACGGCAAAAATCCCTACCATTATTTTAGAGTGGACCGAGGGGACGGGAAAGACAGGCTGATTGTGGGAGGAGAAGATCATCGGTCGCAGTTTGCCGTTGACGCCTCCAAAAATTATCAGGCGCTCCTTGAGTTTATTAAAAACCTTCTCGGAAACTCAAGATATACAATTGTGCGGAAATGGGAGGGACCCATTTCAGAGCCGGTTGACGGACTGGCTTTTATAGGGCCGTTAAAAAAGAAAAACATATTTTATGCCACCGGTTTTTCCGGAAACGGAATGACATATAGCGCCATCGCGGGTCGCATTATTAGCGACCAAATTTTAAATAAGACCAATCCATATTCCGAGCTCTATTCTGCCAGCCGAAAAAGTAACTTAAAAGCGATGTCGTACAAAGGAATTGATTTCACGCTCGAATTTATCCACGGGGCTCTCAAAAATTCTTTTGTTTATCGAAAAAAAGAAATCTAG
- a CDS encoding DUF1059 domain-containing protein: MKKLACTDIDPGSECHYEATGETTAEAAGKMISHAKKAHADKLSGMNMSDADMMKMFESKVHE; encoded by the coding sequence ATGAAAAAACTTGCATGCACGGATATTGACCCAGGGTCAGAATGTCACTACGAAGCAACTGGGGAGACTACAGCAGAAGCGGCGGGCAAAATGATCTCTCACGCCAAGAAAGCCCATGCGGACAAGCTCTCGGGTATGAACATGTCGGACGCGGACATGATGAAAATGTTCGAATCCAAGGTTCACGAATAG
- a CDS encoding DUF4202 family protein, translated as MDLFDRVVLFVNDAFKGKQIVHFERTVYWFEKFSPKFSEAHKIAAYAHDIERAFRDEGKKAPENYLDADFLKYHQEKGAEIIAEFLRKKHAPESTIKKVVQLVSKHEVGGNAEQNALMDADSVSFFETNAEMFVTQKAPIEGNKKVKEKLDWMFNRISSREAKADARQNFEKWMNMLK; from the coding sequence ATGGACCTATTTGACAGAGTAGTTTTATTTGTAAACGATGCATTCAAAGGAAAGCAGATTGTCCATTTTGAGCGGACAGTATATTGGTTTGAGAAATTTTCGCCAAAGTTTTCCGAGGCGCATAAAATTGCGGCGTATGCGCATGATATCGAACGGGCTTTCCGCGACGAAGGTAAAAAAGCGCCCGAAAATTATTTAGACGCTGATTTTCTCAAATATCATCAGGAAAAAGGGGCAGAAATAATTGCTGAATTTCTCCGAAAAAAACACGCTCCGGAATCTACAATAAAAAAAGTTGTTCAACTTGTGAGTAAGCACGAAGTAGGCGGGAATGCCGAACAAAACGCGCTCATGGACGCTGATTCAGTGAGTTTTTTCGAAACGAATGCCGAAATGTTTGTGACTCAAAAAGCTCCAATAGAAGGAAACAAAAAAGTGAAAGAAAAACTTGATTGGATGTTTAATCGCATTTCATCTCGCGAAGCAAAAGCTGATGCAAGGCAAAATTTTGAGAAATGGATGAATATGCTCAAATAA
- a CDS encoding aminopeptidase produces the protein MQYSPPQKILEKYADVLVNFALGGGKGIQKGEVVHIMAYECTKPLYAELRKAVWKSGGHVISDYRADYEMKHMIDRDFYLHASDEQLKFFPAKYLRGLIDEIDHSLFVLSDTDMHVLEGIPPQKMMMRGESLKPFHEWKNEKENKGKFTWTIGLFGTEAMAREAGLSLKDYWEQIIEACFLNDKDPIAKWKKLYRDLESYRVKLNNLKIEKLHVVGPDADLWVKLGEKRAWMGGSGRNIPSFELFTSPDWRGTEGWIRFNQPLYRYGTLVEGIELEFKGGRVVKSSARKNEKVLQEMIATRNADKVGEFSLTDRRFSRIDTFMANTLFDENIGGPHGNTHIALGNAYHDCFEGDPSKNSKKEWARLGYNDSSVHTDVISTAPRTVTAYDKKGKGKVIYKDGQFII, from the coding sequence ATGCAATATTCGCCCCCACAGAAAATTTTGGAAAAATACGCTGATGTGCTGGTGAACTTTGCGCTCGGAGGAGGCAAAGGGATACAGAAAGGCGAGGTTGTCCATATCATGGCGTACGAGTGCACAAAGCCCTTGTATGCGGAACTGCGAAAAGCTGTCTGGAAATCGGGCGGACACGTCATCTCCGATTACCGCGCCGACTATGAGATGAAGCACATGATTGACCGAGATTTCTATCTCCACGCAAGCGATGAACAGCTTAAATTTTTTCCCGCAAAATATCTTCGCGGGCTTATTGACGAGATTGACCACTCGCTTTTTGTGTTGAGCGATACCGACATGCACGTGCTTGAAGGAATTCCTCCCCAAAAAATGATGATGAGAGGGGAATCCCTGAAGCCATTCCACGAGTGGAAAAATGAAAAGGAAAATAAGGGAAAATTCACCTGGACGATAGGGCTCTTCGGAACGGAAGCGATGGCCCGCGAAGCAGGGCTTTCCCTCAAGGATTATTGGGAGCAAATCATTGAGGCCTGTTTTCTGAACGACAAAGATCCGATTGCAAAATGGAAAAAACTGTATCGCGATTTGGAGAGCTATCGGGTCAAACTCAACAATTTGAAAATTGAAAAACTGCACGTCGTCGGTCCCGATGCAGATTTGTGGGTGAAGCTCGGAGAAAAACGCGCTTGGATGGGAGGAAGCGGGAGGAACATTCCGAGCTTCGAGCTTTTTACTTCTCCCGACTGGAGGGGAACGGAGGGCTGGATTCGGTTCAATCAACCACTCTATCGCTACGGCACTTTGGTGGAAGGGATAGAGCTTGAATTTAAAGGCGGGAGAGTGGTGAAATCGAGCGCTCGCAAAAATGAAAAAGTTTTGCAGGAAATGATTGCGACTCGAAATGCCGACAAAGTGGGGGAGTTCTCTTTGACCGACCGCAGATTTTCCCGAATCGACACATTCATGGCGAATACGCTGTTTGATGAAAATATCGGAGGTCCGCATGGCAACACTCACATCGCCCTTGGAAACGCCTATCACGATTGCTTTGAAGGCGACCCGAGCAAAAATTCCAAAAAGGAATGGGCGCGTTTGGGTTACAACGATTCGTCCGTGCATACGGATGTTATTTCCACTGCGCCACGGACGGTTACCGCGTATGATAAGAAAGGAAAGGGGAAAGTGATTTATAAAGACGGGCAGTTCATTATATAA
- a CDS encoding prolyl oligopeptidase family serine peptidase — protein sequence MMILRTKFKGEIISEFLPPQKPSSRVAILCFGMPGMPKNKELMTFFSKKGFWVFLPRYRGSWESGGEFLEQSPHEDIVDVILGLRTGFQDFWSGKKHKIKNPEVYLFGSSFGGPAAILASSHPLVKYVVCSCPVIDWKSPSKEEPLNKLGKFVREAFGEGYRFPMKNWNKLSTGKFYNPIAKASEISGKKLLLIHAKDDRVVSFKPTVKFAKLTDSKLILLPKGGHIGSKIFMDPKMWKTVKKHLKI from the coding sequence ATGATGATTTTACGAACAAAATTTAAGGGCGAAATCATATCCGAATTTTTGCCCCCTCAAAAGCCTTCTTCTCGTGTGGCTATTCTTTGCTTCGGAATGCCGGGGATGCCGAAAAACAAGGAACTCATGACATTTTTTTCAAAAAAGGGTTTTTGGGTATTTCTGCCCCGATATCGGGGTAGCTGGGAGAGTGGAGGCGAGTTTTTGGAGCAGTCGCCACACGAGGATATCGTAGATGTAATTCTCGGACTGCGCACTGGATTTCAAGATTTTTGGAGCGGAAAAAAGCACAAGATTAAAAACCCCGAGGTGTATCTTTTCGGCTCGAGCTTTGGAGGTCCTGCGGCTATTCTTGCTTCCTCTCACCCGCTTGTAAAGTATGTCGTGTGCTCGTGTCCGGTGATTGATTGGAAAAGTCCGAGTAAGGAAGAGCCGTTAAACAAACTGGGAAAATTTGTGCGCGAGGCATTTGGCGAGGGTTACCGATTTCCCATGAAAAATTGGAACAAACTTTCAACCGGAAAATTCTACAATCCAATTGCGAAAGCTTCGGAAATTTCCGGCAAAAAACTGCTCCTCATTCACGCCAAAGACGACAGGGTAGTGTCTTTCAAGCCGACAGTAAAGTTTGCTAAACTCACAGACTCCAAACTCATCCTTCTCCCCAAAGGCGGCCACATCGGAAGTAAAATCTTTATGGACCCAAAAATGTGGAAGACGGTAAAAAAACACTTGAAAATCTAG
- a CDS encoding septum formation initiator family protein, translating to MKEFKKKKKLKSILYSRVSIVLLLILFFFIARSTYEVWGKQSESQGKKNQAQTELEKLKARQEELSGEISRLKTPEGIEEEIREKFKMAKENENMAIIVDTEEKKPAPVEKVGFFEGLVNSVKQFLP from the coding sequence ATGAAGGAGTTCAAAAAAAAGAAAAAATTGAAAAGCATTTTGTATTCGCGGGTAAGCATTGTTTTGCTTCTCATCCTTTTTTTCTTTATCGCCCGCTCGACGTACGAAGTGTGGGGGAAACAGAGTGAAAGTCAGGGGAAAAAAAATCAAGCTCAAACCGAGCTCGAAAAACTCAAAGCAAGGCAAGAGGAGCTTTCAGGAGAAATTTCCCGTCTCAAAACGCCGGAAGGAATAGAAGAGGAAATTCGGGAGAAATTTAAAATGGCGAAGGAGAATGAAAATATGGCTATCATTGTGGATACGGAAGAAAAGAAACCTGCTCCCGTTGAGAAGGTTGGATTTTTTGAAGGCCTTGTCAATTCAGTTAAACAATTTCTGCCTTAA